The region GCCTCTGGAAGCGACTATCCCTGGCCTGCAGGATTTCCAGGGCGAAGTGATTCACCCCCAATATTGGCCCGAGAAGTTTGATGCCCTTGGAAAGAAGATAGTAATAATCGGCAGTGGGGCGACAGCTGTGACGTTGGTCCCATCCCTCGCTGAGGATGCCTGTTCGGTGACGATGTTACAGCGAAGCCCGACATATCTTGCCTCTGTCCCCAATGCACGCCGCCAACCGCAGTGGGCCAGCCTGATCCCAAAGTCCGTGTTGTACTACATTCGCCGCTGTTGGTACTTGACGGTGCCTCAGTTATTTTATCAGTTTTGTCGAAAGTTTCCTGCTGTCGCGAAATTCGTGCTCCAAAATGGCATGAAGGCGCAGCTTCCTCATAACACGCCCCTCGCTCCTCATTTCAGCCCTCGCTACAATCCCTGGCAGCAAAGACTCTGTTTCTGTCCAGATGGAGACTTCTTCAGGGCCCTCAGATCCACAAAAGCCAGGGTCGAAACTGGAGTGATCGAAcgggttgaggaggatggtATCCAACTGGTCTCAGGTAAGAGACTCGACGCCGATGTCATTGTCACTGCAACCGgcctgcagatgcagcttTTCGGCGGTATTCCCATCTATATCAACggtgagaagctggatcCATCGCAGAAGTATATGTGGAATGGCCTGATGCTGGAGGATCTACCGAATGCGATTCTTGTTATGGGGTTTAGCAATGCTTCCTGGACACTTGGGGCCGACCTCGCTATGCGGGTCACCTGCAAGATCGTGGAGCATATGAACCGTCAAAGTTTGACGTTTGTGATGCCAACCCTAGGCGAGAAACGAACTTGCATACAGACCCGAACAGTCATGGACCTCACATCTACGTACATCAAGCGCGCCGCAAAGGACATGCCGAGAGCCTCTGAACGAAGGCCGTGGGTGTCGCGAGTTAGCTACTTTTCTGATCTTTACTTTGCAACCTTTGGCGATTTTACCGACGGCCTGGCTTTTTCTTGAGTAGGGAATATACCTTTTGGAATGCATTTGAGTTTCAACGTATACATCATATAACCATCCGGGAGAATCCATATATAAGTCTGGACCCTATAGCACCTCTTGTCGCAGCCCGTAGATGTCAGTTTGATCTGAATGCTAGTAGTGTTATCTCACGCCGCCTAAAGATTCTGGATAAGATGCCCGTTGATCTAAACAGGGATATCATCACTAAATAGCTTCTCAGTACACGATATGAGTACTTGCTGATCTATCGCCACTGGAAGACTGAAATACGGTGTGAAGCTGGCAAGTGCAGCTGAGACATAGCTTTAGTCATTCCGATTGTTGAATCATCCAACACCCTTCTAAGCAACACCATTGTGCAGTTAACTCGATCCTAGTACTTGACATGCTCTTGTAGATGCATCTGGACCTAAGGCAGGAGAGCTCGAAAGCACGTAACATCCCTAGTGTTCATTGCAGACACCTGGACAGAGATGCGTTGTATACCAAGAGCAAGCACTAGAAACTGTCAGTTGCAGTAAAAATATATGCGCTAACCTCTATGCAGTCTATATGCAATCTATATACAGTCTATAGCAATCTATATGCGGTCTACGACAAATTTCAGCGCGCGATGCCTTGACACAAATGATAAACAAGTAATGGAAAATTCACAGATTTGCACCCAACCTCACCCTGTACACACaacctctgcctctgctttcGATGGAGCGTCCCATCCAAGCGAAACTATAAGCCAACAGCTCAAACCATAAAGCATTTGCCAGAAGGGCTGATGGATCACCCTACTCTGCCTTCTTCGACGCCTTGGTTctcaacttcatcaaggcAAACACCAACGCGTACCCACTGATAGCAAAGATCACACAGATACCCGCATCTCTCCAGCCGTAGTAGTAGTGCTTGATGTTCAGCGTCGTCAAGAAGTCACTCCCATCGCGAAATTGGCACACCCTGCAGTCAGACGTCGCCTCTGGATTCGCGAGGTTAATCGCCCAACCAGAACCAGTGACGTAGTCCTTGAGATATTCGGCACAGGTCCCGTTCACAGGATCAAAGCGCGCGTACTCATCATCATTGCAAATGACATTGTTGCCCCAGATACCGAAGGTCAGCATGCCAGAAACAACATAGTTGAAAGGGTTGAGGTAGTACAGCCAGTACTTCCAGAAGACGTTCATCTGGGTGTATGGGACGAAGACGCCGCAGAAGAGAACCAGGATAGAGATGATCAATGGGTTCACGAGTGCTGCAAACGTTGCGTTGGGAGCAATTGCCGCGATGGTTTGACCAATGCCGGTGTAGATGAACTCGTAGATGAGCATGATGAAGAACGTTGATCCTGCTCTGCTGGAGTCATACGGAAGCTTGACACAGTAGTACCAGCAAAGGAAGTAGAGCACTGCGCAGACACAAAGATAGGGGAATTCGCTAACAATAAGACCAATCACAAAACTGATCCACGAATACATCTTGGACTTCTTTTCACGCGCGTCGTAGATGTTTCGGcgctggatgaagagtggCTGAAGCTGGTTGATCACACCGGGGGCGACGAACACGAAATTGAATATCGAGAACATCTTCAGGTTCAGGTCACTCACACCTGTCTTGGGTCCTGCTCTCCAGAATGAAAACCCGTTTAGCAAGGCGGAGATGATATGTAGACTGAATTTGTTGTTGATGTAGTTAGTGTTTCGATATAAGGAGACGTTCATGCGGTGGGTGACGATTTTGATCTGCTCCCATAGAGGCATCGAGAACTCGAATCCGTCATCATGTGTCCCGGGGGGCTTAGAGGCTGCGTCGGCGATCatatcctccagatccttgaTCATTTTAGCATTCTCCGGTGATTCAAGCCAGATCTGGTGCCAGTCGTTGTCCTTCACCTCTGGGATAGCGCCAGTGACAACGTCAATCATGAACTCGGCCGGGTTGGCCTCGACAGGACACTGTGCGCCATATTTGCCAAAGTACTGCTTGATTGTGCGTCCGTTCTCGCCAATGTCTCCAAAGTACACGGTCTTACCACCCCTCGCCAGTAGAAGGAGAGTGTCGAACTCGGCGAAGAGCTGGGCGGACGGTTGATGGATAGTAACCAGGATAGCTTGCCCAATATCTGCAAGTTTTCTCAGGAATCGGACTGTATTATAGGCCGACTGCCCGTCAAGCCCAGAGGTAGGTTCATCtaagaagatcaagatgcTGGGTTTCGCAACAAGTTCAACACCAATTGTGACACGCTTTCTCTGCTCGACGCTGAGGCCGTTTCCAACCCCCCCAATCAAGGTATCTGCCAgatcctgaagctcaaggagatTGATGATGGTGTCAACGTATTTCAACTTTTCCTCTCTGGGGGTGGTCCTAGGTTGACGAAGCAAGGCAGAAAACTCCAATGCTTCTCGGACAGTAGCATATTCCTCGTGTATGTCCAATTGCTCACAGTATCCAGCAGATCGCTGGAAGGAAACAGGGAGAGGTCTTCCGTCCACCATGATAGAGCCTTTGATAGTACCGTCGGTCTTGCGCTGCGCCAAAACATCCAGTAGCGTCGTTTTGCCTGCACCAGACGATCCCATGAGAGCACCCAGCATTCCGGGCTTTACATAGccattgaccttgtccaAGAGCACACGTTCACCGGTAGGGGTGTTTACAGTATATGTCAAATTCTGCCAGGTGAAGATAGACGTGTTGCGCGAGATATTCCCTTCATCCAGCGATGTATCACCACCGTCTCGGGCGGTGGCTGCTCCAACCTGCGACTGGGACTCTTCATCCTTGTGTCTTTGAtgctgcttgatcttctctcGGGGCACGAAGAGGGTCGAACCGCTGCCAGCCCCTGCATTCCAGAAGGTAGTGAAAATGATCGTCAAAACGGCAAAGAGGCCCCAGAAACCCCAGACCACACCGTAGTTTCGCCAAAGCTGCGTAAATTTGTAGTGTAAGGAGCCGAGATACTGATCTCCAGTAACATAAGCAGCACCAGGGAGTGCACCGCCAACACCAGCGCAGGCTTGGTGGCCGGCACCCACGTCTTCGTATCCAGGGCCGCTTGGTATAAGGTTTTCGCCGACGCAAGCGATGTGCTGATCGTGAAATTCATTGGAGAGGGCAGCTTGAAAGGCGTAGGCGAACGGATTAGTGTAGTATAATTCGACGAACCAGTTCCTGACATCAGGCTTGGGAATCATGTAACCGGCGTACATGACGATGCCTTTTACAGCCGTACCTGAGATTTTGGATGCAGCTTCGAATGTCTTGAAAGCGGCGCCGATGCAGCGGAACATTGCTGTCAAGCACTATTGAACAACGTGGGTTAGCAAGGTTGTCATTTCCCATTTCGGCTTTTAAGACTTACCAGAGTAATTGTGAACAGGATGGCCCAAAACGtgaagaaagcagcagcagtatgTTTTAGTCCGATCATCCAGTACATCACGACACTGAATATTGTACATTGGAAAAGCAGGACAGGGAAATCAGCCATAATCTGAGCTAAACAGAATGCTGCTGGGTGGTACATGGCAAACGACTTGTGCTTCACCAGCACAGGGCGACCCTTGAAGGACTCGGTGACTTCAGACATGGCGACAATGTTGTTATATAGTACAGCAAAGAAGACACCACCTCCCTTAATGAACAATCCTGAGGAATCGTCGGGAGCATCGTAGAAACAGGATCCTGCAATCAACGCCATAGCCAGAGATAGAACTTGTTTCATCAGGAACGTGGACTTTTCACCCCAGAGAATCTGATATTGACGGATGGTGCATGCAAGCAGTTGTGACCAGAAGCCGACGGTCAACGAGCTTCCTTTGGGgagctctttggcttgttcCCATGCGACGGACTCTTTGAACGCCTCTGTTCTCTCTTTGGCTAGCGGTGTCTGCGGATAGTCGTACTCCGCGATCATCTGGCTGTAAATTGGCGATTTCTCGTACAAGGCCCTAATCTCGTCGGCATTCCTGGGAAAGCGGCTCTCGTAGCCAGGCTTAATTCTGCGCTCAGTCGGGACTGTGACACCGGTCAAAAAGTCGCCTGTTATCTCTTGTTAGAAACGAGATTTATCAAGACTTTGTATGCCACTCACCGATATTTCCACCCTCAGTATAGACAAACCCTAGTTCTTCCATGAACGGCTTCGCTTCTGCCGCTGGCCCATAGTATATCTGCTTCCCCTCGTCCAGGACAAGGACCTTGTCGAAGAGGTTGTAAATGCCATTTCCCGCTTGATAGAGCGTGACGATCGTCGCTAACCCGTTGACATCGGTCATTGCTCTCAATGCTTTCGCCCACTCCAGCGAAGTGCTTGCGTCGAGTCCACGGGTGCTGTTATCCCAACAGAACACTGATCCCCGCGTTGCCAGGCACTCAATGATAGAAACACCTTTTATAATCAGTTCTTGGCTCTTGAAAATGGTCAATTGTAACTCACGTTTTCGCTCGCCGCCGGATACACCACGCACAAACTCATTACCGACCTTCGTATGTGCAGTGTGTGAAATTCCCATGGACTCTAGGAGAAAGTCCTTGGTTTCTTTAACATACCCATCTATCGAGTCTGCTCCATCCGGAAGATGCGCGGGAACCTTGAGCTTCGTTGCAAAGTCCATAGTGGCCCCTACCTGGAGGTGCGGGTAGAagagctcctcctccgtgTTCATCACAATCTGCCCCCTATACCTTTCAGCTTCCTTAGGATCCATGGTCCCGAATCGAACATCACCCTTGATCATGCGATATCCCTGACGCCGATTCGACAGGAGGTTCAGAAGCGTTGTGCAACCGGATCCTGGCCGgccaagcacaagcagcATCTCACCAGGTTTGACACAGCCATGAGAGTCCGAGAGGATCGGACGCACAGGCGGCTTCCGGAAATAATCCTTTGCAACCTGAGGGATGTTGAACTGGGAGAACAGGTTCTCGTTGACGGAGGCCTCGGCGGTAGGAACCTCGACGGAGAGACCCTGCCATGTCACACCCAGCTCACGCGGCTTGTAGCCAGCCGCTCGGTCACGGTCTCGGTTCTTGACGACTTGGTCTGTTAACCGCCATGTTGTATTCTTCACTGGCGCTGTTGATGTCGTGGGGGGATACGGGTGGGCGAGGGCGAGCGTCTCTGTGCTTGTTGCTCctgtgggggtgcctggTGGAACGACGAGGGTATCGTGGCTGTCTGCTACGCGCTTTTCCTGACTATAGACTTGGTGCAGGTTCGAAGCGGGAGtctgctccttctccggGGGGCCGTCGTTGTCCATTGTCGATAATGAAAGTTGAAGCCGAATAAAAACTGGAAGAATATACTATAAAGGAAATTTTGAATAAAGGACTGAatatgaagaagaggggagatGTCTGTAACTAGATCAAAGggaagggagaaagaatgaaACAGTGGGTTAGTATTCCAGGGGATAGTAAACTACATGGGGACCCTCGAGTGATATACTACTGGGATCAGGATAATCGGATCGTTGATTCAGGTTGCAATCAGGTACCATAGCGTTCTACTAGGTGTCATCAAGCCCACGGCACGAAGCCGATCTCCCCGGGGTGGATATCAGGGGGATGAAAGGGGCCGGTCCTCCATAAAGAAAAAGCCTCACCATCATGTTGCCGGTTTGGGATTTTGGACGAAACCGAACAATAGATTAGTGCAAGAGGCGTATATGCACCGGCCCGATCAGCCTCAGGATTCGGCAACGGCTGCAGGCACATTTTGCATCACATCGGCCTCGGCGGCCTAGACTTGGCATATGGCATCTAGCAGCTGGATCGTGCGGACAATCCAGAAACAAGCTTTGTCCTTTGCCATTTGCCACACTCAGAATGTTAGAGACGTGTTGTTATTGGGTACCAGGGCGAGAGAGTGGGATATTGCCACCGAGACTGGAAGGACGCAGACTCGAACTCGGCGCACGGCGCGAGGAAACCGGTCCTTGCCGGCCTATCCGGCTCTGGATGGAGCTCTGGCTGGGACTCGGATGAGGCGGATCAAGCAGCAACCAACTATTAATAGCCCTCTAGCCCTCCGAGAGGACAAGAGTTTTGCCGGACTGCATAACACCAGGTATAACGGTTATATTGTTGCTTATGACTGCTTCACAGGGCATAACATCAGCTGGACGAGAATTTCAGTACTGACCCAGGTCGTCCAAAGCCCACTTTTTCGTTGGAGGCTGAACTTCTGAGACAGCACGACATCCAAAACACATTCCACGTAGCGTTTTGCTGCGTCGGGAAACAGCTGCCGGTCATAATGAATGAGAAGAGCCGCAACTCACAAGATTTGATctgggaagatgcagatcaGAGATAAAATTGCAGTCATTAATTGGTCTACGTCAAGGACTAGGCTAGTTTGCAGTTAGTGCCAGTTACCCCCGTTATAGTGCCCGTCCTACAGCTTTGATGGTTGAAATTGCATTTTGCCTCGTGCCCGCTGTGACTATGGACAAGGTATGACGTCCCAGTGTACTGTCAGCCAGATAGCCAAGCAAGCTAATACATAACAGGCACAACGTCTCGTGAATCGTCTGGGTCCTCTCCACTATGTAAGGGACACTGATTGGCTTGCGGCTATCCGCATCGGATCCACGTATCCATCGTAAGGGACGCAGCCAGAGATGGCAATATGATACAGCATATTATATCAGCTTTTTGCGGACAACTCGGCATGGTTAGGCAGCTGCTTTTTCATTACGCCATTAAGCATATGTTAGTGATGCTCTTAGCAAATTCCCTGCCTACCCAATGCAGTGAAATTCTCCGAATACTATGCTTACTGGCAATCGACGGTCAGTGCTTGTGCAATTTGCAATCTACAGCTCTAGGGTTGATTTCTAGACCTCCTTATCCCATGCCACTACATACGCTGTGAGACTTGAATTGGAGTCTGAAGACTAAATAGTCTACTGTTGTccataaaaaaaaaagcctgGGCCACCAGCCCTGAAGCCGGTTAACAATATCACAACTACAGGAATAAAGTAGAAATGGGTATAGTGACTAATATCTGTTATCACAGAGCGATGCGTTGCTCTATGTAGCCACGTATAAAGAACACGGACTCGTAGCTGGCCTGGTGTCCTTGAGCTATACACATCAAGATGGATGGCAGTACAACAAGCTCCAAACCTCTTACCACATTCAGAGGCGTTCAGACAACAGCTTGGATGATCACAGGTATAAGAGATAAAGAAAGTTACGTGCTTgagtaaatatatatttggcACCGAGGATCTTAGATAGTACATAGTCATGAATTATTGATACACACTTGATTTTGAATTAACCACAATGCGACACGCCCCTGCTGTGATAGAACTAGGACTCACGGGGTCCTTCCTATTTTATCCGTTTGCTGGAACACTAATGTCAGCTGCACCTTGGGATAGGGTTTATGATCTTTCTGTTGGATTATGcgctttcttttttatttctttttcgAAGATCATGTTATGAGTGGGAAAGCACAAATTGGCGGTTGATGTCTTACAGAACAATGGACCGGTTTTCCATTTCTGTCGCCTCTGCAGGGTTGACTCCCGTACTATTACTCTCTATAGACATCTCTAGTTACGTAGTTGTACTTGTTCCACAATAAAAAGATTTCTCGAAAGCTGTAATGATTTTAGGCATATGGAGTGGatgtcacaggctatggcctggagcttggttgtcggccatgccctcaacctagtTCTagataaggtttctgcaacatcagtatacagcctcggaattgcAGCCTCGTAGCTTAGGAAAAGAGATCCGTCGGCATGTAGGTCCGGCGGtatacaggtccgggaacTCAGAAGTCCTGACGTATGATCAgaaaaggttgataaagggaggagggagatatctgcgcttttatctcttgtttctttttctttctctaagcttgtgatactcgtttatacaggacagccagttgaaaataatactgcctacgcccgttacagtGGAAGCCAGAACAGGACTTTCAGTGTGGCTTGCTGAATGTGCAGGATGTACTTATAGTAATGTGCTATAACAGCTGTCATGCAAACTCTCCAATAATCAGGGATATTTCAGCTGCCACAGTACCAAGCTAACTATCCCGCCCCTCGTAATTAGCTTTGGCAGTGGCAGCTGAGCGTCCGGATTAACTGAAGATTTGGATAGGCGACTAGTCTCTGAATAATTTCCCCCTACCAAAAAGAAGCAACAGAGCAATTACTAATGTCCAAGTGAATAGTGATTCCTGAGAATGGATATTTCTTTGTTTTCTGGTTCCATTCAGGCTTTATTCGTGTACTTCTCCCGGCTACATCAAAGAAGTAAGCAAACTATACTCAAACATGTTGGTCCACCCAACCTTTAGGATTTTTCGTATTGATGAATCTCTTGCGCTAACGCCAAGGTAGACTTGCACTGTCATTGCTCTGTTTATGTTTGTGTTTGACTGTAGTTTCGCCCTAGCCACGTCAGACCCAGCCAGCCACAAACACAAACAGGTTACAGCTGAGTGAGTTAGCCTGAAAACACATATAAGAAGCCCATCTATTACCTAGAGTTCATCATTGATCAACCGCAGATTTATCATTGATCAAGCAGTCGCAATCTCCAGACATTCAACCATGGCCTCCAACCACGAATTGCCCGAATATCCTCATGATGAGGCTCTCGTACGCCGCCATGTATCCCTCTCCGCTATGGAGAGCCCTCATAGTCACAGCGCCAGGTAAGTAAAAGACGTATGAGAGAATCTTTCCTGAATATAAGGTGAAGGCATGATTCTTGAAATAACTAACCTGCGCTCCAGATATAACGCGCGCACCAAGACACTGGTAGAGCAATCTGGTGTCCAGGCAGCCGCTTACTACAGCCAGGGCGTGGCTGAGTACAACCGTTTTATGGCATCGGGTGATACGCTCAACATCAAGCTTGGGGCTGTCTGGTCTGGATTCCGCGACGACCCACGGGACCACAACAGTTTGAGCCTCTGGGATGAGCATGGCCATATTTCTCTGCACGTCGCATTCAACCGCTATGATCGGACAATCCGAATCAATACGTGGGATGGGCAGTGGGGAAACGAGATCTATACCTCCTTCCCAGACTCAATCGTTCAAGAGGTACACACGACCATCGCAATCCAGTATTGGGCGCCCGGGTCATATACTATTCACATTGGGGGTATGGGTCTTGATGTAGACGTCCCTAGGCTTAGCGCTCCCAACGCTTTAACGTACCGGGTCTCGCGAAACAATGATGGCATGTTTGGGGGGAAGGTTGACACAACACTGAACTATTAAGTGAATTGCGCAGAATCATGCAGGCTTGACTTGGCCTACGAGGCGGTAGTAGGTTACTCAAGATGATATTTCCGACACATTGTTGATGTCAATCTGAATTCATATTAATATATAACAGGATAGTTACAAGCTAATATCAGCATATACCTGGTCTTTAGTAGTAAGATGAGGCAAGAAATTGGCACGCGACGCAGGTGGTAGTTGTACAGCAGCATATACTCGCGCCACTTTCAGGAGAAACAGCGGGCAACTGGCTTAAGGAGCAAGGCTAGTCTAACAGGATACCTCTGGTGGCCCTGTTATCGTAGCGCTCCGCCAGTTCTGTACTTGGATCTGATATTGGCCTGCCGCAATTATGTACATATGGATAGACCCAATGAATCGTCACTTGTGCAACGTCGTGCACTCTGAAATGCTTGCAATAGCAATTGGAACGCGTGTATTCAGgtgaagctgagaaagaaAATGAATCGAACCTGTCAGAGGTAACGAAAGTACCTCCAAATCAATAACAGTGACGAGTTACCATGTTAAAAGGCACGTGCGCGGTGTATAAAtgggagagaaaaagaagcagtGAAGGCAAGACACCGATTGAATCTGAAGATATAATAGAAAAGAAGTGAGAGAGCCTTTCTTATCTGTCTACACGAGACAGGACCTCAAGTTTCTCACTCACCCTCGACAATAACAAAACCCGTGGCGGGTTCAAGGTCAGATCCCAACTTGCGGGTTGCGCCAAGGTCTAATCTTCACACGGTTCAGGAGCATCAGCTTGATCTACAAATTTTTCCACAGCCCCGCCTACGGCTCTATTCAGTTGAAAAATCCTGGCGGCCTCCGCGGATGGCAGTCGATCTTCGTGGTCGAGGTCCTTTTCGAGAGGCGGGTGCGAAGACCATATTAATGGCAGACAAAAGAGAAAGTATTATCGGCCAGTAAGATACATCGTATCTTTTAGGAAACAGCTAAGTAGTCCCACATTGGGATTACTCTCTTTTCAGAATGAAAACTAATGGCGGGTGGCCGTCGATACTCAAGGTCCCAATACGAGTCATAGTGCATCGCAGAGGACGCTTCAATCTGCGCCTGACTATAGGGAACTCTCATTTAGCCCACGCCATCCATCGTACAACCGTTCAATGGCTCATactcatcatcttctccccCTTCGAGCAGCATACAGGGATCCGTCTCCGCCGCCCACTGCCCATTGATCGGGACCACAAACCCAGTATCATAGGACATTGGACTTATTCAATTCCTCCACCGAAATCTCAACACAGACCGTAAggcttcttcatcaaccatGATACAGAGCCGACCCTGGGTCGTATACGCCCACTCAGCCCGCTCATATATCCCCTCTGCTCTGTCTCCAAAGCTGTCACTGACCACTCTTTTGAAAGCATCTCGTATTAGGGCGGGAGTCACTCCGTCAAACCGGTTCTTGTCCTCTATCACTGTCGGTCGGAAAGAATTACACATGTCGAGACCATCGTAATACACTAACGCTTTGCATACACGCCTCAGGAACCGGCGGAGGAATTTTCCCAGTCCGAGTTACTTTTGTAGGTCGTTCAATAGACGGTATGCCCCAGCATTGAATCCGTCATCTTGCATGTTTCTCCCCATGATGTCGGCTTCGTTGAAGATGAGTGGGAACCACAGAGCCCTCTTGGAGTCTTCAATAACCATGGTTGACGATGTGCACGAAACTGACGCAAGTAGTCTGGCGGCCGAAAGGCAGCCGGAAGAACCTCGGTCTACATCATTCCACACTTGGCAGGCTTCCTGTCCGAGCTGATGGTCTTGAACCCCCACGGTTAGTTCTGAGATGATGCCCTTGGATCCGTATCGTGTATGGACTATCGTGATGCTCCTGATCTCCGCAAATCCTGGAAATACGACGATCTCATCTGGGGCCCGTTTATGAACAAATacgtcttcctcgtcgcggATGCCAGCACTCCCCTTGGATTCCTTGTTGATGAACTTGAGGCTGCTGGGTTTGAGATCAGGGGCATTGACAGTGTTGGCATACATTACTCTGCCACACTCTGGCGCTGGTACCACAACTAGCTCGGTAATGGTGAGATGATCAAGGCCATTTATGATGAATTCTTGTAGGATATGTTAGGATTAGGGCTGATTAGGCGCTGAACGCCATATAATTTACCTAGTATTATATACATCCAAGTGGGCAATTACTTGAAGTATATCCCAGCACAATTTGCAACAACGACGGAGCACCATCGATAGAATCAACCAACCAGTCGCCCCACGGCAGGAAAGCGCCGCCCCTTCCACCTGATCTACCTAGTAATAGTCTTCTCCCTTTGACAGAGCCACCACTGACCCCTTGGTTCCAAATGCTGCGTGCTTATGCCGCTGACCGGGGCTCTCGATCTCCCCATATTGCAACAGGACCTTCCCAATCTCCTTTTCTAACGGCTCTGCTCCCAGACAATGGCCGACAGCCAGACGGTCCAAATCCGGATTCCGCGTCGTCATCAGAACACTTGAAAATGAGGTTCTCTGTGAGACACCATTTCGCCGCAAGGCAAAGAATCCAATAATAATGCAAGCAACAGTAACACCAAGCGCAGTCATATAGGCTAATATCAGGTACTCCTGATCATAAATGTAGAAGTTGCGCGAGGTCAAATCCAGCACATCAACAGTGGTGTTTGCGGCATTaaggctgaggagattgtAGGTGAGATTGTGTGAGAGATCTTCAATTGCTCGCGCCAGCGTTCTGTTCCGGCAAGAAGTCATTAAGCTGTTGCCATAAAGATAATCACTGTTACTGCCATTCCACATCTCTGGACATGCAAAGAGACCAGTCTGTGCAATGGACAACTTGGTAAATGCTGTCTGTGAGGTAATGTTCTCTCTCACTGACCCTGAAACACCAGTGCGCAAGTTACCCTGGATAAGGCCAGAAAATAGCATATGTACCACGTAGAACCCCCCATTGACTGTCGGATCGCTATTCTGGAGTAGAGAGTAAGTACCAGCTTCTGAGCTCCAGTTAGAATAGGCAATGTGATCGACTGATATAGGTGTCAGGGTCTGAATGCCGTCGTTGAAAGTAAGGCTGACCATGTAGGAGGTATTccagagctggcagacaagctcagTTGGTTGAGAGGCATTATTATTCCACAGTGGGTTCTGCCCTGCAGCCCATATAAAAAAGTGTATTGTTAAGATCATGAGGAGCAGCCCCAGAGTAGACTTCTAGTGGCCAGTCTGTTTTGTTTCCAATCTCACTATCCCATAGTCCCTGGCTCAACCCGTGCACGTTCAAGAGAGCTTCGCTGAGGCTCTGGCACTTGTAGGAAGGGCCCCAGAATTCTAACAAGTAGGACGAATTTGGGAACGGTGCAGGGACTGGAAGTACTTGCATAGATGAGGCAGTCACTGTAAAGAGGCGGCTGAGATTTGGTGAGGGGGCATTAATGCGTCCTGCTCCTTCTAATGCCGC is a window of Aspergillus nidulans FGSC A4 chromosome VI DNA encoding:
- a CDS encoding uncharacterized protein (transcript_id=CADANIAT00009815) translates to MASNHELPEYPHDEALVRRHVSLSAMESPHSHSARYNARTKTLVEQSGVQAAAYYSQGVAEYNRFMASGDTLNIKLGAVWSGFRDDPRDHNSLSLWDEHGHISLHVAFNRYDRTIRINTWDGQWGNEIYTSFPDSIVQEVHTTIAIQYWAPGSYTIHIGGMGLDVDVPRLSAPNALTYRVSRNNDGMFGGKVDTTLNY
- a CDS encoding uncharacterized protein (transcript_id=CADANIAT00009816) — protein: MYANTVNAPDLKPSSLKFINKESKGSAGIRDEEDVFVHKRAPDEIVVFPGFAEIRSITIVHTRYGSKGIISELTVGVQDHQLGQEACQVWNDVDRGSSGCLSAARLLANSDWENSSAGS
- a CDS encoding uncharacterized protein (transcript_id=CADANIAT00009817), whose translation is MSPSTSGHVDYDRISNKGRQSPRPLQGAELPAAWGIGWRCPTLMVGLVTCGAMLSVGHHFYYRSFDQTLVDSRNQQAWAIRIGTGFAFLVKSCLVSAVGVAAVQETWATLRRKSVKLSGIDSMFAVLDSPLAFFTPDLWLYAKTLTALAIISWLIPLTAIITPSTLYVVAMQARQTSRLGVPSVSFADSFWSGEAALEGAGRINAPSPNLSRLFTVTASSMQVLPVPAPFPNSSYLLEFWGPSYKCQSLSEALLNVHGLSQGLWDRQNPLWNNNASQPTELVCQLWNTSYMVSLTFNDGIQTLTPISVDHIAYSNWSSEAGTYSLLQNSDPTVNGGFYVVHMLFSGLIQGNLRTGVSGSVRENITSQTAFTKLSIAQTGLFACPEMWNGSNSDYLYGNSLMTSCRNRTLARAIEDLSHNLTYNLLSLNAANTTVDVLDLTSRNFYIYDQEYLILAYMTALGVTVACIIIGFFALRRNGVSQRTSFSSVLMTTRNPDLDRLAVGHCLGAEPLEKEIGKVLLQYGEIESPGQRHKHAAFGTKGSVVALSKGEDYY